A region of the Oenanthe melanoleuca isolate GR-GAL-2019-014 chromosome 14, OMel1.0, whole genome shotgun sequence genome:
AATTTGGCTGCAGAGGTAAATCCTGAAGCTGTGTCTTCTGAGAAAGAAGGCATAAGAGTTACAATGGCCAGTGAGCTCTTTCAGAATGAAAACGCTGAGAATGGCAGGGAAGATGATGCTGAAAACAGTGCTGATGTCCCTTGGAATGAGGAAGTCATTTGGGATGATGAGGAAACAGAGAATACACCCCTTGAGGTATTTCTGGCATCACAGATGCTGGATGAGTTTCTTCCAGTCTTCATGAGGGAAAAAATTGATTTAGATGCCCTGATGCTATGTTCTGATGAAGATCTACAGAGCATTCAGATGGAGCTTGGGCCAAGAAAGAAAGTCCTGAATGCTgtgaataaaagaaaacaggcaCTTGAGAACCCTGGAAAAACTGTAGATACTTGCTTATAAATTATCATGCCTGTTGTAACCTACCCACTGATTGATTACCCTTCCCTCTCTCCAAAGGGTGGGCAACTCTTCTCAGAAGTCTGCTAAAGCAAAAGGGAGAGAGGTTACCAATTGCTTTAGGAAGTACAGCAGGGATAACAATTTTTGTCTCTGGGAAGGTGGTTGTGATGAACAGGATATTAAGTAAAGTATATTCTGCCAAAAAGCAAGACTGTTAAGGTAAAAACCCAAAAGCTTTTTCTCATGAAACTTTTTATGTGGATTGGATTTCTTTTGGTCCAGATAATTTCAAGTAAGAGTGAAGGCCAGGCCCACTGCATTCCTTAATAAAGgccttcctttcttctccaaaaCCACAATGAAAAGAACATTCTCAGAACTTGAGAGCTTTGAGTTTTCTCCATTTGTTTCTGGAAGATCAGTAAAACCACTTTTCCTGGTACTGGTGGTACATTAGAAAAGAATCTGAATCTTGATTTTAGCTATGGTTTACTGACTCTAATCACTTCTGAATTAATgtaaataagaataatttacaGCAAATTTCCTATTTTTGTCACTAAAGTTTTTACTTCTGTATtgacaataattttaaaatacatgaagTATCTTCTCAAGAAATGTTCAGTGTGAGTTGGATATTCCTTTTTTGTCTCATTAGGCAGGATCCAACTGCCAGCACCCATCATGTCCTAAATGTCATCAAGGCTGCAATACTTTTAACTACAAGAAGCtgagatttaattttcaaaattttggaTCTATTTTGGTATAGCCCCAGCTTGGTTCCTATAGGCTGCATTTTCCATGCAAAGTCCCAGAAATGAGGACTCATATCACACACCATTTTCTGTGGGTTGTTAGCCTGAGAGCTGTGCATCACACACAgctcatgaaaataaaaaaagaaaatgagctgtgctgctgtggaagcTCCTGCTCTTCACAGTTTATCTGGAGGCATCAACAGCAGGGTTCCCCTGTTCACTATCAGATACCAATTAATCACTCTTATTAAGTTTTGTGAATTTAATAAAGTGCTTATTGTAGCCATGCTGTGGCTAAAATCACAGATTTTAGATCCACATTTATTTGCAGAACATTTATCTTTAAAGCTCTTTTTATGGCTTTCCATTAGCCAGCTATGGTTTTTTCCTTAGGGGTATGCTGCATTTGTGGAGGCTAATCCTGGTTAATGATCTggttttttcatatttcttttttccatatCATCTTGGGACTGTGATTTGTATATTATAATATCTTTTCTTGGATGGACTTTATACTGCATTCTTCCCTGTTTGGATTCCTGTACACAGCAGGTTGATATATTCTTATATTATGCAATCACATCAAAGTCCTGTTCTGTGCAACCTTCCATGATTGCTGTGCTCagcaatcaaaaaaaaaaaaaacaccaaagtaCAATAGTGCTAACCCTTTTCTTATGGGATAGTATAAAGCAGCCCTGTGaaaaaatttgggagaaaaattaatagaaagGAAGACTCATATTTAAGGTTTTTTCCACTCAtgtgctttgctgttttctttttttttttttttccttcccaaccCCTTTGTTTCCTTTGGAGTTTGGGAGCACTGGAATCCTCACTGTGACTCCTTAGGAACATTTGTACAGCTCAGTTCAGTTCACATGTGCAATCCTAGGGCAGAACCCAAACCCAAAGCATAAAACCAGGCAATCtacaggagcacagctctgccaagtACAAAGTTCTCCCTCCTTAAGGGTTTCATACTCTGCACTGGACAGACATAAAGAAAATGTGCAGCATGGGACAGTTGCAAAACTGAGTATCTAAGATGAACACAGCACTCCCTATTTCTTCCATTTATGTTCAGTGATCACATTTACTGAAAGAGCAGTCACTGCAACAACTTGGATATTTTCTTGTCTTCAAATATATCAAccacaaaccagaaaagaaatGGACAACAAAATGAAAGTCAAAGAAAAACAGTAGtatctatttaattttaatataaatgcaAGTTACACAATTTCATGATCCAGTAATTTGTAAGAGAAGGAAACATAGAAATTGATGCTATTATTTCCCCTCAGAAAATCTAAAGCTGGCATCCAAGCAATTCCCATCATAACAACCAAATCCTCTTCATGACATCAGAGGTACAACACTGGAGCCAGGCTCCCAAATGTCCCACTGCCAATGAAGCTGAGAACAATGTGGGTTTTCAGAACCAGGTCTTTGGACTGgctccatttattttttaaagtgcataTTCTGTAGGGGAGTACATGTGAAAATAAACTGGACTTGTCTCCTTTCCAAACACTACATCTCACTTTAAATTACAAATCTGGTATATCACTGGCACAGAACTGGGATAATACTGTCATCATTATTAATTGCAAGTTTCCATGGAGTTCTTCAATAATGAGAGCATCATTTGCTTTCATGTTTACCTCAGGTTAGTGAAGTTCTGCATGACTGAAGTAACAAATTTAGTCAACACATACATTTCTGAACACTTCAGAAATaacaaagaagaaacaagaCATGTAAAAACAGAAGAGTAATTTTGCTACAATTAAAACGCAAAAGCTCATAGaaaaatttctgttcttctttcTGATGGAATAAACAGAATCAGGGGAGTTCAGTTTGGATCCACATGAAATATCCTTCAACCCTATGAGTGGTCTGGTACCTTTAGTACATTTTCCAACTAGCTTACACCAGGCTTGTAACTGGCAGTATTATTTACATCACACCTGCCCTGTACTCACTAACCTCTTCTACACTTACCTATGCACTCTCCAGAGCTTCAttgccagctgctcctgaccTTCCTTCTTGTTGCCCTGCTCTATTCTACCAGCATGTTAAAAATGCCCTGTCATCCAACTCTTCCACAGCATGAAGAAACACTTAATAGTCTGCATGAAATAATatgcaaatggaaataaaatttcacaaGGCACAACTTGTGAGCCTGAGACAGGAATTTGTTTCCAGGGCAATAGCTGTTTTTCAGCAGATGCTCACTCTTTTGCAAGGCAGTTGCATAACAACACAAAGCTGGAACTTTTCCTTATGTGACTGGGTTCCTCTGCCAGGAAAGGATCATGAAAATTCCTGCCCCAGCTAATATTTGCGATAATAGAACAATCAGCAATTGAAGCATGGTACAgccaaactgaaaatatttgcctGTATATTTGAAATCAGCTTGTGTGGTTTCAGCCTTCAagaattttagaaaaacaacTTAGAGGCACCACAGATCAATAGCAAAATCTCCCTCCAGAATACAGGTAAAAGTTAACTCAAAACACATATTAGTTCTCACATTCTGTGCAACCCCttgcaatatgaaaatggcaatATCCCAGCAGGGCATGTACTAAGGAGGTACTGAGCAGAAACCTAACTGGTTATTTACATAAACCCCATCTCAGAACTGTGCTCTTATGTGAAAAACCACTGAGTCTGAGGGCAAAGGAAGGTGGATTGCAAGGGGTGAAAAACATGGTGACTTGCAGTgtgagctggaagggaaggtGTGTCCAGGACTCAGAGGTGGGCTGTGTACCTAGGAGGCTGAAGACAAGGTCACTGTCACTGGAGCACTGAAACCCACAGTTGCATTTAAAGTACCATCACAGGTAAATATGATGCCAGAGTCCATTCTACAGACTGATGTATTTTACACCAGAATGAATTATCCCTctaaaaaacataaaatctaCACACAGGTTTCTGCTACATAAATAATTAGGAAGGAAAGGCATTGATCCAGAATGACATCAAAATATGTAAAGATACTCTTGTTAGTATCACTGCAAACATCTAATATTTACTGTTACAAAAGAGAGACATTTATTAGCAATACTGCAAGTATCTAATACTTAAATTAGAAGACCTTAGAAATTAGACTATTGctaaaattttacttttccttcttgAATGTTCTAGAATGGCCACATTCAGATAGGATTGGTGCCTTTCTTTTTAACACAGGATTCAAGGAAGCTAAGTGCAAACAATTTTCTTGGCCTCATTGGCATTGTAGACTTCTCTCTTTAGTTACCAGCTGACCAAGCATCATAAACAAATTTTGCTGCTACTGTGTCTTCAACTGCCATGCCTGAAAAAGAAGTGAAGTTACCTTCAAACAGTTATTCAACTGTACAAATAATTTTGCTGCAGAAGGGAACAGGAAGACTCAGGACATTATCTAACTAGACAGGAACAAGAGTTATTTCCCATCCCAAACACCTACAGTGTTATATTCAGAGTCCACAGCCATCATGGGGTGTTGGGTGTGCTGTAAGAAGTTAATGTAACAGTAGGAATCTAATTCTCAGTGCTCATATCACAACTGGGCCCTTCTGGAGATGTCATGAAGCTCAGAGCATAGTAATTcagtcccagtgccacccttcCCCGCAGGACACTGTCACATTGTCTCAGGTCAGACAGACCCCACGGGAGGAACAGCGGGGCAGTCGGGCTGCAGCTTTATTAATAAATGCTGCAGTCATGTCTTGAACAactgtgaaatggaaaatggaCTTCTATTGTTTGCCTGCTTTCCTATCACTTTTCATTACATCAATCCTGCTAGATAAAtaagaagggaaataaaaagggaaaatgcaaatCACAGTCTACTTTCTTGTGGACAGTGCATTGCCACAGTGGTTCTGAAGATGATCAGCAGCTTTCCCACACATGGGGGACCTAATAAAGAACAAGGCATTGTTTTCTGTCAGACTTGGACACAGGAGGGGCTGTTCTTACCCAATGATTTAAACACTGTTGTTTTctcaggcagggctggtttTGTACCCTTCAATacctcccccagctcagcaaaaatctctgcctgtgaaaaaaaaatacatatttatgcAAAATCATAATAGCCATACATacattaaggggaaaaaaaaacccttttcttttGAGTGACTTCAAAAGAAAGAACTCCTCCAGTGCTGCATCCCAAAACTGATTACTTTCCATGGTGAAGCAGATCAACATTCAAATTATATAGAAACTGGACAGAAATCAGAGGAGCCGAAtggttttcaaagaaaaacagctggCAGACTTTCCTCAGCCAGTAAGTTTTTTTACAGTGGATAGCTTGTTACTTGTCCAACAAAACACATGGGATTTCACACACATTACCATATCTGAGCTCTTATGTTAAACCTCAAAAGTGTAAATCATATTTATTCTGCAGACAcattaaaggagaaaaagaaccTCAAAGAACCTCAAAGAGTCCCTGCTGGCAAATCTGTGCAGATCATTGTCTGCTTGCCTTGTGTGGTCTATTCTTTGGGCTGGTCCATTCAGTGTCAATCACACTGAAATCTCATGGGAAAAGTTACAGGTTTTAATAAATAGATTTGAAGAATATTTATGATAATCAAACACTGCAGGAAATGTAGGTCTTTTAACAGCAATTCATTGTTATCACCAAAAGCCAATGCTGAAAACATGCTACTGTAATATGGTGTCATATAATGGTAGATACAGAGGTTGCATGGTTTGGTCACAGACAGAGCAGTCACAGTTTGAGACCAGTTCATCTTTCAACCCCTGCCTGGAAAGTGTTAACAATTACATTTGATGCCCTAAAGGTTTCAGTGCAGGACATCCTCAATACCAACTCATTTCAAATGCAAGCCAATTGCTACAAAAGTAAAGCCATCATTTCAGAAAGTCTTACCCCTGATAAAATAACATCTCCTGATTCTTTAAGAGCAGCATCTCTGGAATCCACAAACAGAACGGAATTCTTCATCAGCTCATCATCCAGTTCTCTCCAGTCTGGTCTGCTTGCTCCAACAGCTAAAGCAACAAAACTATGAACTTGAGAGCaatgtttaaaacaaattcaaatCACATTTTGTTCAAAAGACACATGTGAAGCAACAATCAGTGCTATTATGGAAATGTAATGTACAAAAAATCCAGTGTTAGCCTTGAAGAAATACTGATTGATaggacaacaacaacaacaaaaaattcaaGATTTGATATGTCAGTAAAATATCCTTGTCAGAAGAGTCTGAATAGCTGAGGCAAAAAAAGTCCTCTTCCTTTGTCTTATCTCTTATACCCTTGTTTTCATCAGATCATTACCAAATGAATTTTACACACCTTTATTAGATTATATCACTTACccagagaaactgaaaacaagTCACAGAGCTTAATTTTTTATACACAGCACCAAGATCATTATCAACTTGTTATGGActtaaaaaacaagcaaacaagaaaCTCATCAAAAACTAAGAGGACTACCTAGCTATACtctattcaaatatttttttacatgtcCAACTGTTAAGGAAcaataaatttgtattttctaaatTTGCATTTGTTGCTCAAATACCTCTTCAAACAGTACAAATGCCTCAATGAAGGGTAAAAAAAGGCAAGGAAGGAAGAGAGGTCTTTCTGTCTGTGTCATCTCAGTGACTGTGGACCTTAATTGATTTTGTTGCATTTCTGGCTTCCATGCCACGACACAACACAGACAACAGCTTTCAATGACAAAGGACTAAATCGAGTTTGAAAAATTGGTAGGATGCTGCTGGAATGTAGGACCTTTCTTTAAATTATTCCCTTTGAGAACTTGCTTTGTCTTATTACCATACTATCTGGAAAAGTGCACAAGGTCATCTGAACAAGGCCcacaattaataaaaataaacaaacagagGCATGTCCAGAGACTCCAAACAATAGTGTGGCAACATCATTACAAGGCAggcaatacaaaaaaaaaaaagcaccccTCCAAACCTCACTATAATTAGAGGTTAAATTATGATGCTCTTAATTCAGTCATTGCATCTTCATATCTCaagtaaaaaagtaaattgGTGTGATCAGccccaaaagaaacaaatagaGAGGATAACAAAATTGGTGAAAGAAAAGGGCAATGTAACAAGGAGCAGTAACTACTTAGGAAAGAAGAAGACTGGTGTGGACTACTCAAATAGAGAGCAAGGTGAGAATAACAACAACATGAGGACAAAGATGATGCACCACTAAGAAAAGAGCATATGGGAACAGAGCAAGTCCCATGCTCTAGGGTGGGATTATGCAGTGTTCTGGCTCCaggaggacagggctgggaaaagTGGTCCTCACTAAAGAGGAAAAGTCAAAATTCATTGATTCCAGGAAGCACAGAGAACTGCTTTCCAACAGATGGTGATGCTAAACACCGTGCTCATGAACACAATGGGAACAGAACTGACCATTGATGTGGGCACCTGGCTTCACCCAGTCCCCAAAGAGGATGGGGGTGGTGGCCATGGTGACTGTCACGATGACATCGGCCCCTGTCACCGCCTCCTGGGCGGAGGCGCACACCCGCACGGGGCCGCCGACGGCGCTGGCAAACTGCACTGCCCTCTCCTTGGTGCGATTCCATATCCTGACCTGCAgccaggaaaacagggaaaaacaaaacacagcaaagacaAATTAACCTGGAGGATTTCTTCTTGCTGGAACAGAACACTTAATTTAGGTTTTCAGTAGATAAATGTTTATAGTTAAACCTTTCCTAAAGGTTGcggttttttccccctttaatgTTTGAGTAAATTTCACGAGTGTTCAGCTACATTTGAATGTCTGCTTTGTCCTTGTAGAGCTGTTCTTATAAagtgcaaatatttctgaaaaatacaattaagGGAAAGTCACAAAAAGCTTATCCAAGCATGGCATACACAGTAGGATCGCAGACAAAAAGATACCTGAAACTACTTTGATTCcgaccttttttctttttaaataccaACATTTGAGCAAGAAATTCTTGCTGCTCCAACTATTCTTGGGTTCTGTAGAAACAGAACCAAAATATGATTAACCTTAACTTTTATGGTGGATTGATGGCTAGATACCAAGTGCCCACAAAATTGTTTCATTactcccctccccagcagcacagggagagggaagagaaaataagatgggAAAATTTTGTGGGCCaagataaaggcagtttaacagaacagaaacaaaTGTTTGAGGGACAGCCTTGATATAGTGTGGGCACTGCTCAAAAGTAGCCACAACACTGGATGTTATCAGACCCTTTGggctgccagagcacagcactgtgggGGCTGCTCTAGGGAACAGgaactccatcccagcctgacCTGATACAAATACACTGGCTGTACGTTTTTAATAATGAATCCTGCAacaatagagaaaaataaatgtatccTCTTAACATGTGGCTGTTACCTCTTTAAATGTGAACAGTTCTGTGAAGATATCGTAATGGCTGTATGCTTGAACACCAGCTCCCAAAATGCACAGCACTTCTGCAGAAGCTGGCATCAGCAACTGAAGtgtcagaaataaaaaaccaaaagggaATATGTAAGGACAATATATTAACAGGCATCACAAATATATAGCAAGATATTGCAACAGATATTCAATAATCACTATATATACTGGGcgtttttttaatgcaaaagcAAGCATCAGTAGCACCAAAACACATCTTGGCATAATTCCAGTGTTGATTTGTCTGACTTCAAATTCAGATTTAAGATGCAACAGCATGAACAGCAAGTTCCAGGGTCTAGGCACATTCCAGTATCAACACACTCATGTGGCTGATTAAGTGTAAAGCCACAGTGCTGATGTTCTGCACTGGCTGAATGCAGGGCTCAGAATCCCAAAAACCATCAGtactgagagctgcagctgcacaggtaAACTggtcctggcagctccacaCGAATCAATCTCTTTGAATTCACTGAAGCCACAAATCACACCACAAGCATTGCACAGTCTTGGCATTGCAAGAGCCATAATACAGAGACATTGAAGAAGTAGGGGAtggggtttttggttggtttttggttttgtttggggttttttttgtttgtttgtttgtttgttttttgttttgtttagttctTGTCTGTGATTCATCAGTACTTGGCAAAGgggaggacagagctgctggagtcCAGCCCTAATCCATCCTTGTGTCTTGTTTATGCATTTTCTGTGGCCACTCACTCCTGCCTAAAAAGCTTTAGAATTGTCTAGGCTCTCATATTCTGCTgcaaacaaatggaaaaaaatctcattaagcccatttttctgtaattagAATTTGTTTTAATGTGCCTTTTAAAGACTGTAAAGCACTGATT
Encoded here:
- the CRYM gene encoding ketimine reductase mu-crystallin isoform X2, which codes for MPAYSAADDALTTKLVTFYEHLKDSSVPSHQATVLLFDPSNGTLKAVLDGSVITAKRTAAVSAIATKLLMPASAEVLCILGAGVQAYSHYDIFTELFTFKEVRIWNRTKERAVQFASAVGGPVRVCASAQEAVTGADVIVTVTMATTPILFGDWVKPGAHINAVGASRPDWRELDDELMKNSVLFVDSRDAALKESGDVILSGAEIFAELGEVLKGTKPALPEKTTVFKSLGMAVEDTVAAKFVYDAWSAGN
- the CRYM gene encoding ketimine reductase mu-crystallin isoform X1; this translates as MGSTPPVFIGAEEVEKHLHRASLLLPALEAALANFSAGAAGGVVQPVRTVLSVPRHGGYLGVMPAYSAADDALTTKLVTFYEHLKDSSVPSHQATVLLFDPSNGTLKAVLDGSVITAKRTAAVSAIATKLLMPASAEVLCILGAGVQAYSHYDIFTELFTFKEVRIWNRTKERAVQFASAVGGPVRVCASAQEAVTGADVIVTVTMATTPILFGDWVKPGAHINAVGASRPDWRELDDELMKNSVLFVDSRDAALKESGDVILSGAEIFAELGEVLKGTKPALPEKTTVFKSLGMAVEDTVAAKFVYDAWSAGN